The Rhododendron vialii isolate Sample 1 chromosome 8a, ASM3025357v1 genome has a window encoding:
- the LOC131298787 gene encoding probable sulfate transporter 3.4: protein MPKLEVHRVCLPPPETTLQKVRRSTSEIFFPDDPFHRFKNQTWLKKLYLGLQFIFPVFQWGPDYSLKLLRSDVFSGLTIASLAIPQGISYAKLADLPPIIGLYSSFVPPLIYSALGSSRHLVVGPNSIASLVLATMLGGYVSPSDQPTLYLQLAFTATFFAGVFQASLGLLRLGFLIDFLSKATLVGFMAGSAVIVSLQQLKGLLGIVHFSNQMQIVPVLSSVFTHRNEWSWQTFAIGFGFLLYLLTAREISRRKPELFWVSAAAPLTSVIFSTLIVYLFRSNVHGIPTIGHLPKGLNPTSLNMLYFHGTYLGVALKTGIVTGVLSLTEGIAVGRTFAALKNYQVDGNKEMMAIGLMNMAGSCSSCYITTGSFSRSAVNYNAGAKTVVSNVIMSLTVLVTLLFLMPLLAYTPNFILAVIIISAVVGLIDYQAAFRLWKVDKLDFLAFLCSFLGVLFISFPIGLGIAVGVSVFKILLHVTRPNTVVLGNIPGTQIYQSLSRYREALRVPSFLIIAVESPFWFANSTYLQERILRLVREEKENIESNGGNPMKCIILDMTAVTAIDTTGIQTLCELRETLEKRSLQFVLANLGGNVMEKLHRSNALESFGSSGLYLTVGEAVAEISSIWKAEMPKRFTRKHGVKHLPQ, encoded by the exons ATGCCCAAACTGGAAGTGCACAGAGTCTGCTTGCCGCCACCCGAGACGACTCTTCAGAAAGTGAGACGCAGCACGTCCGAGATTTTCTTCCCGGATGATCCGTTCCACAGATTCAAGAACCAAACATGGCTCAAGAAATTGTATCTGGGTCTTCAGTTTATCTTCCCTGTTTTCCAGTGGGGCCCCGATTACAGTCTCAAACTTCTCAGGTCCGATGTCTTTTCTGGTCTCACCATTGCCAGCCTTGCAATCCCACAA GGAATAAGTTATGCAAAGCTTGCGGATTTGCCTCCTATAATTGGACTAT ATTCTAGTTTTGTGCCACCATTGATATACTCTGCTCTGGGGAGCTCGAGACACCTTGTAGTTGGTCCAAATTCAATAGCATCTTTGGTCTTGGCCACCATGCTTGGTGGCTATGTTTCACCCTCTGATCAACCAACTCTCTATCTCCAGTTGGCTTTTACTGCCACTTTCTTTGCTGGTGTATTTCAAGCCTCTTTGGGCCTACTAAG GTTAGGATTCCTTATTGATTTCCTGTCAAAGGCTACTCTTGTTGGGTTCATGGCTGGTTCAGCAGTCATAGTGTCTTTGCAACAACTTAAAGGACTGCTTGGGATTGTTCACTTTAGTAACCAGATGCAAATAGTCCCAGTTTTATCCTCTGTTTTCACCCACAGAAATGAG TGGTCGTGGCAAACATTTGCAATAGGATTCGGTTTCCTGTTATATTTGCTGACAGCAAGAGAAATA AGCAGGAGGAAGCCGGAgcttttctgggtttcagctgCTGCCCCTTTAACCTCGGTTATTTTCTCCACGCTTATTGTCTACCTCTTCAGATCCAATGTCCATGGAATTCCAACT ATTGGGCATTTACCAAAGGGTCTTAATCCAACTTCATTAAACATGCTGTATTTCCATGGCACTTATTTGGGTGTTGCTCTCAAAACTGGCATAGTAACTGGAGTACTCTCTCTTACA GAAGGAATCGCTGTGGGAAGGACATTTGCTGCTCTAAAAAACTATCAAGTTGACGGTAACAAAGAAATGATGGCTATTGGTCTTATGAACATGGCTGGTTCCTGCTCTTCTTGCTACATCACCACAG GATCGTTTTCCCGATCAGCTGTGAACTACAATGCTGGAGCGAAAACCGTGGTTTCGAACGTGATAATGTCGTTAACCGTGCTCGTGACTCTCCTGTTTCTAATGCCACTGTTGGCTTATACCCCCAACTTCATTTTGGCCGTGATCATCATTAGTGCCGTTGTTGGGCTAATAGATTATCAAGCTGCGTTTCGGTTGTGGAAAGTTGACAAGCTTGATTTCTTGGCTTTCTTGTGTTCCTTTCTCGGCGTTCTTTTCATTTCCTTCCCCATAGGCCTTGGGATTGCT GTTGGCGTTTCGGTTTTCAAGATTCTCCTTCATGTTACTAGGCCAAATACTGTGGTTCTGGGAAATATTCCGGGAACTCAGATATACCAAAGTCTTAGTAGATACAGAGAGGCTTTAAGAGTTCCCTCATTTCTCATAATCGCGGTGGAGTCCCCTTTCTGGTTTGCAAATTCCACATACCTACAAGAGAG AATACTGAGATTGGTTCGCGAGGAGAAAGAGAACATAGAATCGAATGGAGGAAATCCAATGAAATGCATCATTTTGGATATGACTG CTGTCACAGCAATAGACACAACCGGAATCCAAACATTGTGTGAACTAAGAGAAACGCTGGAGAAAAGATCACTGCAG TTTGTGCTGGCAAATCTCGGGGGAAATGTGATGGAAAAGCTGCATCGGTCAAACGCCTTGGAGTCGTTTGGGTCGAGTGGATTATATTTGACCGTTGGCGAAGCCGTGGCTGAGATATCATCAATATGGAAGGCTGAAATGCCGAAGCGCTTCACTAGGAAACATGGGGTGAAGCACCTTCCTCAGTAG
- the LOC131335490 gene encoding uncharacterized protein LOC131335490, with protein sequence MFYGAVVWDPWLIVAQIVSLQCLYYLSLGVFMEILVGTRVSRMSLVYFFDYSTVAASTVTGWCVIASFILGSIAGAVYMVYLIERAKKCLDFSATLYIIHLLICIMYGGWPSSITWWVVNGTGVAVMALLGEYLCIRRELREIPISRYRSNV encoded by the exons ATGTTCTATGGTGCAGTGGTGTGGGATCCATGGCTCATTGTTGCCCAGATTGTTTCCCTTCAATGCTTATACTATCTATCACTGGGAGTTTTTATGGAGATTCTTGTTGGGACTCGGGTATCTCGAATGAGTCTCGTGTATTTCTTTGATTATTCCACAGTTGCCGCATCTACAGTCACTGGTTGGTGTGTCATTGCTTCATTTATACTTGGCTCGATTGCCGG AGCTGTTTATATGGTTTATTTGATTGAGAGGGCGAAGAAGTGCTTAGATTTCTCAGCCACCCTCTACATCATCCACCTCTTGATATGCATCATGTATGGAGGTTGGCCATCCTCGATTACATGGTGGGTTGTGAATGGAACTGGAGTTGCAGTGATGGCATTGTTAGGTGAATATTTGTGCATCAGACGTGAGCTGCGAGAAATACCCATATCGAGATATCGTTCAA ACGTTTGA
- the LOC131335493 gene encoding MAR-binding filament-like protein 1-1 isoform X2 gives MADQKQKPKQILQGDASPNSFLSLLNGFGIFSSVLLGALYVLTRKEQIATEAIIESLISKLNKKEVIIDSLEKNFESKLLNENEEQDKQLKEANEEQQSLMNQLKSAKNIATRRELELQNEKRLVEDLSFQIESIRTQHTKAKEGKKELEDKLEKKINSIEVLQKRITLLSAEITNKEDTLHDLHSTLSAKESDLKRLNSTYEQTKDELAGANSEITRLKQEFLRNEKELELMNGVVDGLNAQIRSLTEQKEDSIRKFDAIRTEYDDLKSSSEEKAAANVKLLGERDCDLHQLKEKIDIALTELSRNQVLIPDLTQEREDLRKMLDIELKQVENLKSEPQLTRENLGKSRDEVSDMQEQLNQSRSLCLDLELEISKVKVEFSKAAELFHLKFDEAKCSSEVLAAELKSANDVLKKKKDELRIASLELAAAAENNDILRKELVDVYKKAESATHDLNEERKVVTSLNKELKDLVSSKESRKSLEMDLEEATKSLDEMNLNALLISRELEMSKSQISSLEDEKHVMYNSLVEQKQFSQEARENMEDAHSLIMKLGMERENFGNRAKKLEEELALAKGEILRLRSQINSSRAPVNDWHLQKDEGGSNAPLRSEINSSRAPVNDRHHQKDEGGSNVPLRRQINSSRAPVNDRHHQKDEGGGSNAPFSRKKFSRRRKGNPQRDNS, from the exons ATGGCAGACCAGAAGCAAAAACCAAAG CAAATACTTCAAGGAGATGCATCaccaaattcctttctttctcttctgaATGGCTTCGGTATATTCAGTTCTGTGCTGCTTGGGGCACTCTATGTATTGACTAGGAAGGAGCAGATTGCTACTGAAGCAATAATAGAATCT CTGATAAGTAAGCTGAATAAAAAGGAAGTGATCATTGATTCACTGGAGAAGAACTTTGAGTCAAAGCTGCTGAATGAGAACGAAGAACAAGACAAGCAACTTAAAGAAGCAAATGAAGAGCAGCAGTCTCTGATGAACCAATTAAAATCGGCAAAAAACATAGCAACTAGACGAGAACTGGAGCTGCAAAACGAGAAACGATTGGTTGAGGATCTCAGTTTCCAAATAGAGAGCATTCGAACTCAACACACGAAGGCTAAGGAAGGTAAGAAGGAATTAGAAGATAAGTTAGAGAAGAAGATTAACTCAATCGAAGTCTTGCAAAAGAGGATAACATTGCTCAGTGCAGAGATCACGAATAAAGAAGATACTCTTCATGATCTACATTCTACATTGTCTGCAAAAGAATCTGACCTTAAGAGGCTAAATTCAACCTATGAGCAGACAAAGGATGAACTAGCTGGAGCTAATTCAGAAATAACAAGGTTGAAACAAGAATTTCTGAGAAACGAAAAAGAATTAGAATTGATGAATGGTGTGGTGGACGGTTTGAATGCTCAAATAAGGTCTTTAACTGAACAAAAGGAAGATTCTATCCGTAAATTTGATGCTATTCGGACTGAATACGATGATCTGAAATCATCTTCAGAAGAAAAAGCAGCTGCGAATGTCAAACTCTTGGGAGAAAGAGACTGCGATCTTCACCAGCTTAAAGAAAAGATAGATATTGCTTTAACTGAACTGAGCAGAAACCAAGTGTTAATCCCTGATTTGACCCAAGAAAGGGAAGATTTGAGGAAAATGCTAGATATAGAGTTGAAACAAGTTGAGAACTTGAAGTCTGAGCCCCAACTTACGCGGGAAAATCTTGGAAAGTCAAGAGATGAGGTTTCTGATATGCAAGAACAACTAAATCAGTCCAGAAGTCTGTGCTTAGACCTTGAGTTAGAGATTTCTAAGGTGAAGGTTGAGTTTTCCAAAGCGGCGGAATTATTCCACTTGAAATTTGATGAGGCGAAATGCAGTTCAGAAGTGTTGGCTGCTGAGCTCAAATCAGCAAATGatgttttgaagaaaaaaaaagatgagtTGCGAATCGCATCCCTTGAACTGGCAGCTGCTGCAGAAAATAATGACATTCTACGGAAGGAATTGGTTGATGTCTACAAGAAAGCAGAAAGCGCAACTCATGATTTAAATGAAGAAAGGAAGGTTGTTACTTCTCTGAACAAAGAATTAAAAGATTTGGTGAGCAGTAAAGAATCACGAAAATCTCTTGAAATGGATTTGGAAGAGGCTACCAAGTCACTTGATGAGATGAATCTAAATGCGTTGCTAATTTCAAGAGAACTAGAGATGAGTAAATCTCAGATTTCTAGCCTCGAAGACGAGAAACATGTGATGTACAATTCGCTTGTGGAGCAGAAACAGTTTTCTCAAGAGGCCCGAGAAAATATGGAAGATGCACATAGCCTTATTATGAAGCTTGGGATGGAAAGAGAGAATTTCGGGAATAGAGCGAAGAAACTGGAAGAGGAATTGGCATTGGCTAAGGGAGAGATATTGCGATTAAGGAGTCAAATAAATTCGTCCAGAGCTCCTGTAAATGATTGGCATCTTCAAAAAGATGAAGGCGGTAGCAATGCTCCATTAAGGAGTGAAATAAATTCGTCAAGAGCCCCTGTAAATGATCGGCATCATCAAAAAGATGAAGGCGGTAGCAATGTTCCATTGAGGAGGCAAATAAATTCGTCAAGAGCTCCTGTAAATGATCGGCACCATCAAAAAGACGAAGGCGGTGGTAGCAATGCTCCATTTTCCAGGAAGAAATTTAGCAGGAGGAGAAAGGGAAATCCGCAACGTGATAATTCATAG